The Maylandia zebra isolate NMK-2024a linkage group LG7, Mzebra_GT3a, whole genome shotgun sequence genome contains a region encoding:
- the LOC101482965 gene encoding proteinase-activated receptor 1 — translation MALTQLLLLLFCFCCISAANTSGAHGASGAVFIHDNNNSPHNSSNKTSFGLSEEALKFLTGTVSIILLPFFYTLVCSISVPINFCAVIVFAWGIRPKKPAAIYMVNLALADLLFALMLPFKISYHFEGNNWKFGPSMCSVVTAAFYWNMYCSVLLIACISVDRLLAVAYPIASLTWRSPQAAVIACIIMWMLSFAGSIPLFTIHQTFYVSELNITTCHDVHSTDKIAWLKTYFLTICCVLFFLPLLITVVSYAQIIWSLSRVQHDVPGTSQRRRRAMVMTLTVLVIFLLCFMPTNCLLLAHYLQFNTEKSQEAPDGSYALYLVFLCLGSLNCLLDPLLYYFGSSQCQKRLSNMVKCKSITQRRDITQSATSSWRFRRSGKNISTRGGSFQSSLRSQNKKILLL, via the exons ATGGCTTTAACACAGTTGTTgttacttctgttttgtttctgctGTATTTCTGCCGCGAACACTTCAG gaGCGCATGGAGCATCTGGAGCAGTTTTTATCcatgataataataattcacCACATAATTCATCAAATAAAACATCTTTTGGACTTTCAGAAGAGGCACTGAAGTTTCTAACTGGCACTGTGTCCATCATCCTTTTACCTTTCTTCTACACGCTGGTCTGCTCCATCAGTGTGCCAATTAACTTCTGTGCCGTGATTGTCTTTGCTTGGGGGATCCGTCCCAAGAAGCCAGCTGCAATCTATATGGTGAACCTGGCCTTAGCTGATCTGCTCTTTGCACTGATGCTCCCCTTCAAGATCTCCTACCACTTTGAAGGCAACAACTGGAAATTTGGCCCGTCGATGTGCAGCGTGGTCACTGCTGCCTTTTACTGGAACATGTATTGTTCTGTTCTTCTCATAGCTTGCATCAGTGTGGACCGTCTACTTGCTGTAGCTTACCCTATAGCATCTCTTACTTGGAGGAGCCCACAGGCTGCAGTCATAGCCTGCATAATCATGTGGATGCTATCCTTCGCTGGCTCGATTCCCCTTTTTACCATCCACCAGACATTTTACGTCAGTGAGTTGAACATCACCACCTGCCATGATGTCCACTCTACAGATAAGATCGCCTGGTTAAAGACATACTTCCTCACCATCTGCTGTGTCCTCTTCTTCCTGCCTCTGCTCATCACAGTGGTGTCCTACGCTCAGATAATCTGGTCATTGAGCAGAGTCCAACATGATGTTCCAGGAACATcacagaggagaagaagagcaaTGGTGATGACATTGACTGTGCTGGTGATATTTTTACTGTGTTTCATGCCCACAAACTGTCTGCTGCTTGCACACTACCTGCAGTTTAACACCGAGAAGAGCCAGGAGGCACCTGATGGCTCTTACGCACTCTAtctggtgtttctgtgtttgggaAGTCTGAACTGCCTCCTGGATCCCCTGCTCTACTACTTTGGATCCTCCCAGTGCCAGAAACGACTATCCAACATGGTCAAGTGTAAGAGCATTACACAGCGCAGAGATATCACTCAGTCAGCAACTTCTTCATGGAGATTCAGGAGGTCTGGAAAAAACATCTCCACCAGAGGGGGTTCTTTTCAATCAAGCCTCAGAAGCCAAAATAAGAAAATACTACTCCTCTGA